In Saccopteryx leptura isolate mSacLep1 chromosome 12, mSacLep1_pri_phased_curated, whole genome shotgun sequence, a genomic segment contains:
- the LOC136384176 gene encoding basic proline-rich protein-like produces MADGSRLPYTPRPTGSGPPTPPAPPPPGAAPPRLPHPPHRERPSHASRTSLAPPGAAPPSLPHLPRPTGSGSPSLPHLPPHRERPPYASRTSPRPAPPGAAPLRLPHLPPPRPTGSGPPTPPAPPPAPPGAAPPTPPAPPPPPPHRERPPYASRTSPPPAPPGAAPLRLPHLPPHRERPPYASRTSPPPPHRERPPYASRTSPPPRPTGSGLPTPPAPPPAPPHRERPPHASRTSPRPAPPGAASPRLPHLPPPRPTGSGLPTPPAPPPAPPHRERPSPRLPHPPPPRPTGSGLPPPPAPPPAPPPRERPPPASRTSPRPAPPGAASPRLPHLPPPRPTGSGLPTPPAPPPAPPHRERPPYASRTSPRPTGSGPPTPPAPPPPPAPPGAAPFLLPHLPPSAPPGAAPLRLPHLPPPTGSRVSALARGPHNTRGWRCPEAAPVGSVLRTLSSGGPTSAHRTQPPSRQPRRPPPPAESPRTGGGGRAPFSTRGGHDPHYDPLTQRVTSPMLGVSPLFPEVFDFSTFSDNRSY; encoded by the exons ATGGCCGATGGCTCG CGGCTCCCCTACACCCCCCGCCCCACCGGGAGCGGCCCCCCCACGCCTCCCGCACCCCCCCCACCGGGAGCGGCCCCCCCACGCCTCCCGCACCCCCCCCACCGGGAGCGGCCCTCCCACGCCTCCCGCACCTCCCTCGCCCCACCGGGAGCGGCCCCCCCAAGCCTCCCGCACCTCCCCCGCCCCACCGGGAGCGGCTCCCCTAGCCTCCCGCACCTCCCCCCCCACCGGGAGCGGCCCCCCTACGCCTCCCgcacctccccccgccccgccccaccgggAGCGGCCCCCCTACGCCTCCCgcacctccccccgccccgccccaccgggAGCGGCCCCCCTACGCCTCCCgcacccccccccgccccaccggGAGCGGCCCCCCCCACGCCTCccgcacctcccccccccccgccccaccggGAGAGGCCCCCCTACGCCTCccgcacctcccccccccccgccccaccggGAGCGGCCCCCCTACGCCTCCCGCACCTCCCCCCCCACCGGGAGCGGCCCCCCTACGCCTCCcgcacctccccccccccgccccaccggGAGCGGCCCCCCTACGCCTCccgcacctccccccccccccgccccaccggGAGCGGCCTCCCCACGCCTCCCgcacctccccccgccccgccccaccgggAGCGGCCTCCCCACGCCTCCCgcacctccccccgccccgccccaccgggAGCGGCCTCCCCACGCCTCCCgcacctccccccgccccgccccaccgggAGCGGCCTCCCCACGCCTCCCgcacctccccccgccccgccccaccgggAGCGGCCCTCCCCACGCCTCCCgcacccccccccgccccgccccaccgggAGCGGCCTCCCCCCGCCTCCCgcacctccccccgccccgcccccccgggAGCGGCCTCCCCCCGCCTCCCgcacctccccccgccccgccccaccgggAGCGGCCTCCCCACGCCTCCCgcacctccccccgccccgccccaccgggAGCGGCCTCCCCACGCCTCCCgcacctccccccgccccgccccaccgggAGCGGCCCCCCTACGCCTCCCgcacctccccccgccccaccgGGAGCGGCCCCCCCACGCCTCccgcacctccccccccccccgccccaccggGAGCGGCTCCCTTTCTCCTCCCGCACCTCCCCCCCTCCGCCCCACCGGGAGCGGCTCCCCTACGCCTCCCGCATCTCCCCCCGCCCACCGGGAGCCGCGTCTCAGCACTGGCCAGGGGCCCCCACAACACCCGGGGTTGGCGCTGTCCAGAGGCAGCCCCTGTGGGCTCTGTGCTCAGGACTCTGTCGTCTGGTGGACCCACTAGTGCGCACAGAACGCAGCCCCCTTCCCGACAGCCACgaaggcctcctcctccagccgaGAGTCCCAGGACAGGAGGCGGCGGACGTGCCCCGTTCTCCACCCGcgggggtcacgacccaca TTACGATCCTCTGACCCAGAGGGTGACCTCCCCCATGCTGGGGGTGTCTCCCCTGTTCCCAGAGGTGTTCGATTTCAGCACTTTCTCAGACAACCGTTCTTACTGA